The following are from one region of the Cloacibacterium sp. TD35 genome:
- a CDS encoding glycosyltransferase, with the protein MEKKKILIRIGSLRHGGAEKVLVTFLKNLPKDKYEIDLLLNLYSGKYLAEVPDWISVLYLNKGEMITTNRIQDIPKKAYRVLYQKLLKKFPKILYSTVLKNKKYDVEFAAIHGMRDDILDSPIKSSKKIVWIHNDLRKTKFHNYTDQEIRKFFGFDKIMVISEHIQKDFESLVQNEVEKSKIVRIYNPLDTEEILLKSQDPRIKNQDQQTTTDKQQPTFVSVGTVFPQKGFDRLLKVHKKLLDEGFKHRIQIIGDGYDFENIKNLKTELGVNETAEMLGFTDNPYPSIKAADFYILSSRYEGFPTVLFEAITLKKNIIATDVSGVQEMLENGNLGLIVENSEEGIYEGMKKALTEPDFFEQYQENLKEYKMPFNLENSVNKIMEIIDYI; encoded by the coding sequence TTGGAAAAGAAAAAAATCCTCATCAGAATTGGTTCTCTACGTCACGGTGGCGCAGAAAAAGTTCTCGTGACTTTTCTTAAAAATCTTCCAAAAGATAAGTATGAAATCGATTTACTGCTGAATTTATACTCTGGGAAATATCTTGCAGAAGTTCCTGATTGGATTAGTGTACTTTATCTGAACAAAGGTGAAATGATTACCACCAACAGAATTCAGGATATTCCGAAGAAAGCGTATCGTGTTTTGTATCAAAAATTATTGAAGAAATTTCCGAAAATTCTCTACTCCACGGTTCTTAAAAATAAGAAATATGATGTAGAATTTGCTGCAATTCACGGAATGAGAGATGACATTCTGGATTCTCCTATCAAATCTTCTAAAAAAATTGTTTGGATTCACAATGACTTAAGAAAAACTAAATTTCACAATTACACAGACCAAGAAATTCGCAAGTTTTTTGGCTTTGATAAAATCATGGTGATTTCTGAACACATCCAAAAAGATTTTGAAAGTTTAGTCCAAAACGAAGTCGAAAAATCAAAAATTGTGAGGATTTATAATCCTTTGGATACTGAAGAAATCTTATTAAAGAGCCAAGATCCAAGAATCAAGAATCAAGACCAACAAACGACAACTGACAAACAGCAACCAACCTTTGTTTCTGTTGGAACCGTTTTTCCACAAAAAGGGTTTGATAGATTGTTGAAAGTCCATAAAAAATTGCTTGATGAAGGGTTTAAACATCGGATTCAAATCATTGGTGATGGATATGATTTTGAAAACATTAAGAATTTAAAAACGGAATTAGGTGTTAACGAAACTGCAGAAATGTTGGGCTTTACAGATAATCCTTACCCTTCTATTAAAGCAGCAGATTTTTACATATTGAGTTCTAGATACGAAGGTTTCCCTACCGTTTTATTTGAAGCCATCACCTTGAAAAAAAATATAATTGCAACTGATGTTTCGGGAGTTCAAGAAATGTTAGAAAATGGAAATCTTGGCCTCATCGTAGAAAATTCTGAAGAAGGAATTTACGAGGGCATGAAAAAAGCATTGACTGAACCTGATTTTTTTGAACAATATCAAGAAAACTTGAAAGAGTATAAAATGCCTTTCAACCTAGAAAATTCTGTAAATAAAATTATGGAAATTATTGATTATATTTGA
- a CDS encoding glycosyltransferase family 2 protein, translating into MKKITIITPTYNRAKTLPKVFESLLNQSFKDFLWIVLDDGSTDNTSTVVENFQLMNPFFEIIYKKDKNRHKFLTVLEGVKMVKTPYFMVVDSDDAYPEDALENLISEVEKIENQDDYISVMGLSADENGKIVGDKYPNEGFDGSIFEMRYKYKVRGDKFGIFITKTYQREVSDKDFSHYEGKGYIPQSVIFNEYDARGIKTRFANKIVRFYLKDDDDEASVSNTRWSGKNFFGLTEGHLSFLNSYGNQLFFYPKALLRNLIGYQTYALKSGRKIPTLFNEIKNPVIKVLGILTLPFSIIYKKLK; encoded by the coding sequence ATGAAAAAAATTACCATTATCACGCCTACTTACAATCGGGCAAAAACGCTTCCAAAGGTTTTTGAATCTCTTCTCAATCAGAGTTTCAAAGATTTTCTTTGGATTGTTTTAGATGATGGTTCCACGGATAATACTTCCACAGTGGTAGAAAATTTCCAACTGATGAATCCTTTTTTTGAAATTATTTATAAAAAAGATAAAAACCGCCATAAATTTCTAACTGTTTTAGAAGGCGTAAAAATGGTGAAAACACCTTATTTTATGGTGGTGGATTCTGATGACGCTTATCCAGAAGACGCTTTGGAAAATTTAATTTCAGAAGTTGAAAAAATAGAAAATCAAGACGATTATATTTCTGTGATGGGACTTTCGGCGGATGAAAACGGTAAAATTGTTGGTGATAAATATCCAAACGAAGGTTTTGATGGAAGCATTTTCGAGATGCGCTACAAATACAAAGTTAGAGGAGATAAATTCGGGATTTTTATTACCAAAACCTATCAAAGAGAAGTTTCTGATAAAGATTTTAGTCATTATGAAGGCAAAGGTTACATTCCACAAAGTGTGATTTTCAATGAGTATGACGCTAGAGGAATTAAGACCAGATTTGCGAATAAAATAGTGCGATTTTACCTAAAAGATGATGACGATGAAGCTTCTGTTTCTAATACAAGATGGAGCGGAAAAAATTTTTTTGGATTGACAGAAGGTCATCTTTCATTTCTCAATTCATACGGAAATCAATTGTTTTTTTATCCAAAAGCATTGCTCAGAAACTTAATTGGCTACCAAACCTATGCTTTAAAAAGTGGAAGAAAAATTCCTACCCTTTTTAATGAGATTAAAAATCCTGTGATTAAAGTTTTAGGAATTCTAACACTCCCTTTTTCAATAATTTATAAAAAATTAAAATAA